A region of Plectropomus leopardus isolate mb chromosome 16, YSFRI_Pleo_2.0, whole genome shotgun sequence DNA encodes the following proteins:
- the LOC121955426 gene encoding cAMP-specific 3',5'-cyclic phosphodiesterase 7B-like isoform X2 gives MSCLMVERCGAVAFKRSEQNAIQVRMLADGRLNTGHAGVLLVERRGSYPLIDLRILKTSAQQGEVEAGTRRKVKRLLSFQRYCHASRLLRGLVPHTPGSLHLLDDDYLGQAAHMLSKVGTWNFDIFLFDRLTNGNSLVTLMCHLFNVYGLIHHFQLDMVKLHRFLGMVQEDYHSQNPYHNAVHAADVTQAMYCYLKEPKLAEQLTPLDVFLGLMAAAAHDVDHPGVNQPFLIKTRHHLASLYQNTSVLESHHWRSTVGMLRESGLLSHLPADMSQDMEQQLGSLILATDISRQNEFLSTFREHLDNQDLDLQLASHRHFILQIALKCADVCNPCRVWELSRQWSERVCEEFYRQGDLERKFDMEISPLCNQQADSVPAIQIGFISYIVEPLFEEWHRFTEPSSLSQTMMGHLHKNKARWSRLRYAHTPSDTHSHSEEPEGGEGGEGEEIP, from the exons CTGATGGCAGACTGAACACTGGTCATGCTGGTGTGTTGCTGGTTGAGAGACGAGGCTCCTACCCGCTGATTGACCTGCGAATCCTCAAAA CCAGTGCCCAGCAGGGGGAGGTAGAGGCCGGCACCAGGAGAAAGGTGAAGCGTCTGCTGAGCTTTCAGAGATACTGTCACGCCTCCAGGCTGCTCAGGGGGTTGGTGCCCCACACCCCCGGGTCACTGCACCTACTGGACGACGACTACCTGGGACAAGCTGcg CATATGTTATCAAAAGTCGGCACGTGGAACTTTGACATTTTCCTGTTTGATCGTCTTACAAAtg GTAACAGTCTGGTGACTCTGATGTGCCATCTCTTCAATGTCTACGGTCTCATTCATCACTTCCAGCTGGACATGGTCAAACTGCACAGGTTTCTTG GCATGGTGCAAGAGGACTACCACTCCCAGAATCCCTATCACAACGCTGTTCATGCTGCTGATGTCACTCAAGCCATGTACTGCTACCTGAAGGAGCCCAAG CTGGCAGAGCAGCTGACTCCTCTAGACGTGTTTCTGGGTCTGATGGCAGCAGCCGCCCATGACGTGGACCATCCTGGAGTCAACCAGCCCTTCCTCATTAAGACCAGACACCACCTGGCGTCCCTCTACCAG aacACGTCTGTGCTGGAGAGTCACCACTGGAGATCCACTGTGGGCATGCTGCGAGAGTCAGGACTGCTGTCCCACCTGCCCGCTGACATGTC GCAGGACATGGAGCAGCAGCTGGGCTCTCTCATCCTGGCGACAGACATCAGCAGGCAGAATGAGTTCCTGTCGACCTTCAGAGAACATCTGGACAACCAGGACCTGGACCTCCAGCTCGCTTCACACAGGCACTTTATCCTGCAG ATTGCTCTGAAGTGTGCAGATGTCTGTAATCCATGTCGAGTTTGGGAGCTGAGCAGACAGTggagtgagagagtgtgtgaggaaTTCTACAGGCAGG GTGACCTGGAGAGAAAGTTTGACATGGAGATCAGTCCTCTGTGTAACCAGCAGGCAGACTCCGTCCCAGCCATTCAGATAG GGTTCATCTCCTACATCGTGGAGCCTCTGTTTGAGGAGTGGCATCGCTTTACCGAGCCCAGCTCGCTCAGTCAGACCATGATGGGTCACCTGCACAAGAACAAGGCCCGCTGGAGCCGCCTACGATATGCACACACACCGTCAGACACGCACTCCCACTCAGAGGAGcctgaaggaggagaaggaggagagggggaggaaatCCCTTAA